One window from the genome of Streptomyces sp. NBC_00287 encodes:
- a CDS encoding ferritin-like domain-containing protein, whose product MSEAKDGELTALQAALAAEHAAVYGYGVVGGRVREGRRAEARGAYDAHRARRDALVRDVLDLGGEPVAAEAGYVLPFAVPDSSAAARLAAEVEDRVAGVYSDLVRASTGERRRTAAETVREAAVRAVRWRGESVAFPGLAERAATGSASATPTA is encoded by the coding sequence GTGAGTGAGGCGAAGGACGGCGAGCTGACGGCCCTCCAGGCGGCCCTGGCCGCCGAGCATGCCGCGGTGTACGGGTACGGCGTCGTCGGTGGGCGGGTCCGGGAGGGGCGGCGGGCCGAGGCGCGGGGGGCGTACGACGCCCATCGGGCACGGCGGGACGCCCTGGTGCGCGACGTGCTGGACCTGGGCGGGGAGCCGGTGGCCGCGGAGGCCGGGTACGTACTGCCGTTCGCCGTACCGGACTCGTCGGCGGCGGCCCGGCTTGCCGCCGAGGTGGAGGACCGGGTGGCCGGCGTGTACTCCGATCTGGTGCGGGCGTCCACGGGTGAGCGGCGGCGTACGGCCGCCGAGACGGTGCGGGAGGCGGCGGTGCGGGCGGTGCGCTGGCGCGGCGAGAGCGTAGCCTTCCCTGGGCTCGCCGAGCGTGCGGCCACCGGCTCGGCTTCGGCGACACCCACGGCGTGA
- the rimP gene encoding ribosome maturation factor RimP — translation MSTTQSERLRELLEPLVSSQGLDLEEIAVDSVGRKRVLRVVVDSDTGADLDQIADVSRALSAKLDETSVMGEGAYDLEVGTPGAERELTEHRHYTRAVDRLVKFQLTEGGDLVARILTVDDDGVDLEVPGVKGRKATTRRLAFGDIAKARVQVEFSRKDKKDMKEEEEA, via the coding sequence ATGAGCACCACCCAGAGCGAGAGGCTGCGAGAACTTCTGGAACCGCTCGTCAGCTCTCAGGGCCTCGATCTCGAAGAGATCGCAGTGGACTCCGTCGGACGCAAGCGGGTGCTGCGCGTGGTCGTCGACTCCGACACCGGTGCCGATCTGGACCAGATCGCCGATGTGAGCCGTGCGCTCTCGGCGAAGCTCGACGAGACCAGTGTGATGGGCGAGGGCGCGTACGACCTCGAAGTGGGTACCCCCGGTGCGGAGCGCGAGCTCACCGAGCACCGGCACTACACGCGCGCCGTCGACCGCCTGGTGAAGTTCCAGCTCACCGAGGGCGGGGACCTGGTCGCGCGGATCCTGACCGTGGACGACGACGGCGTGGATCTCGAAGTACCCGGAGTGAAGGGCCGCAAGGCCACGACCCGCAGGCTCGCCTTCGGCGACATCGCCAAGGCCCGCGTTCAGGTCGAGTTCAGCCGCAAGGACAAGAAGGACATGAAGGAAGAGGAGGAGGCGTAG
- the nusA gene encoding transcription termination factor NusA, with translation MDIDMSALRGLVREKEISFDLLVEAIESALLIAYHRTEGSRRHARVELNRETGHVTVWAKEDPEDLEEGQEPREFDDTPSGFGRIAATTAKQVILQRLRDAEDDATLGEYAGREGDIVTGVVQQGRDPKNVLVDIGKLEAILPVQEQVPGETYPHGMRLRSYVVRVAKGVRGPSVTLSRTHPNLVKKLFALEVPEIADGSVEIAAIAREAGHRTKIAVRSTRSGLNAKGACIGPMGGRVRNVMGELNGEKIDIVDWSDDPAEMVANALSPARVSKVEVVDMAARSARVTVPDYQLSLAIGKEGQNARLAARLTGWRIDIRPDTEQPGE, from the coding sequence GTGGACATCGACATGAGCGCCCTGCGGGGCTTGGTTCGGGAGAAGGAGATCTCCTTCGACCTGCTGGTCGAGGCGATCGAATCGGCCCTCCTCATCGCCTACCACCGCACCGAGGGAAGCCGCCGCCACGCGCGCGTGGAGCTCAACCGGGAAACCGGCCACGTGACGGTGTGGGCGAAGGAGGATCCCGAGGATCTGGAGGAGGGGCAGGAGCCCCGCGAGTTCGACGACACCCCGTCCGGCTTCGGCCGTATCGCCGCCACCACCGCCAAGCAGGTCATCCTGCAGCGGCTGCGCGACGCCGAGGACGACGCCACGCTCGGCGAGTACGCGGGGCGTGAGGGCGACATCGTCACCGGTGTGGTCCAGCAGGGCCGCGACCCGAAGAACGTGCTCGTGGACATCGGCAAGCTGGAGGCCATCCTGCCGGTGCAGGAGCAGGTGCCCGGCGAGACCTACCCGCACGGCATGCGGCTGCGCTCCTACGTCGTCCGCGTGGCCAAGGGCGTCCGCGGCCCCTCCGTCACTCTTTCGCGTACGCACCCGAACCTGGTGAAGAAGCTCTTCGCCCTCGAGGTGCCGGAGATCGCCGACGGTTCCGTCGAGATCGCCGCCATCGCGCGTGAGGCCGGTCACCGTACGAAGATCGCCGTCCGCTCCACCCGCAGCGGCCTGAACGCCAAGGGCGCCTGTATCGGCCCCATGGGCGGCCGGGTGCGCAATGTCATGGGCGAGCTGAACGGCGAGAAGATCGACATCGTCGACTGGTCGGACGACCCGGCCGAGATGGTGGCGAACGCGCTCTCCCCGGCCCGGGTCTCCAAGGTGGAGGTCGTGGACATGGCGGCCCGGTCCGCCCGGGTCACGGTGCCGGACTACCAGCTGTCGCTGGCGATCGGCAAGGAGGGCCAGAACGCCCGTCTCGCCGCCCGGCTGACCGGCTGGCGCATCGACATCCGGCCCGACACCGAGCAGCCCGGGGAATAG
- a CDS encoding YlxR family protein: MSGRTQAPACPERTCVGCRERAAKKDLLRIVAIKDECVPDHRGTLPGRGAYVHPALVCLDLAVRRRAFPRALRAPGPLDTKALRLYVEQATP, encoded by the coding sequence GTGTCTGGCCGGACGCAAGCCCCAGCATGCCCCGAGCGCACCTGCGTGGGGTGCCGGGAGCGAGCGGCCAAGAAGGACTTGCTGCGCATCGTGGCGATTAAGGACGAGTGCGTCCCCGATCATCGCGGTACGCTGCCCGGCCGGGGTGCGTATGTGCACCCCGCCCTGGTCTGTCTCGACCTGGCGGTACGCCGTCGGGCGTTCCCACGGGCGTTGCGCGCCCCGGGTCCGCTCGACACCAAGGCGTTGCGCCTCTACGTCGAGCAGGCAACACCGTAA
- the infB gene encoding translation initiation factor IF-2 yields MAKVRVYELAKEFGVESKVVMAKLQELGEFVRSASSTIEAPVVRKLTDALQQGSGGGKPAPARKAAPAKPGAPSPAQAARPAAPRPPAPKPAAEKPAAAPAAPAASGPRPTPGPKPAPRPAPASPAPTTPEFTAPPAAPAAPAAAQGQGSGPRPGAQRPAGQAPRPGAQRPAGPGQGRGDRGERPSGPRPGGQAPRPGARPAGPRPGNNPFTSGGSTGMARPQTPRPGGAPRPGGPGGAGAPGGAPRPQGQGGPRPQGAAGGPRPQAPGGARPTPGGMPRPQGGGPRPGGGPGGARPNPGMMPQRPAAGPRPGGGGPGGRGPGGGGRPGGAGGGRPGGGGGGFAGRPGGGGGGFAGRPGGPGGGGGGFAGRPGGPAGAGGGGRPGFGGRPGGPGGRGGTQGAFGRPGGPARRGRKSKRQRRQEYEAMQAPSVGGVMLPRGNGETIRLSRGASLTDFAEKINANPASLVAVMMNLGEMVTATQSVSDATLEVLAGEMNYTVQIVSPEEEDRELLESFDLEFGEDEGTEEDLVVRPPVVTVMGHVDHGKTRLLDAIRKTNVIAGEAGGITQHIGAYQVATEVNGEDRKITFIDTPGHEAFTAMRARGAKSTDIAILVVAANDGVMPQTVEALNHAKAAEVPIVVAVNKIDVEGADPTKVRGQLTEYGLVAEEYGGDTMFVDISAKQGLHIDSLLEAVILTADASLDLRANPNQDAQGISIESRLDRGRGAVATVLVQRGTLRVGETMVVGDAYGRVRAMLDDNGNNVAEAGPSTPVQVLGLTNVPGAGDNFIVVDEDRTARQIAEKRAARERNAAFAKRTRRVSLEDLDKVLKAGEVQQLNLIIKGDASGSVEALESSLLQLDVGEEVDIRVLHRGVGAVTESDIDLAMGSDAIVIGFNVRAAGRAAQMAEREGVDVRYYSVIYQAIEEIEAALKGMLKPEYEEVELGTAEIREVFKSSKLGNIAGVLIRSGEVKRNTKARLIRDGKVIAESLNIEGLRRFKDDVTEIREGFEGGINLGNFNDIKVDDVIATYEMREKPRA; encoded by the coding sequence GTGGCTAAGGTCCGGGTATACGAACTCGCCAAGGAGTTCGGTGTGGAGAGCAAGGTCGTCATGGCCAAGCTCCAGGAACTCGGTGAATTCGTCCGTTCGGCGTCTTCGACCATCGAAGCGCCCGTTGTCCGTAAGCTGACGGACGCCCTCCAGCAGGGCAGCGGAGGCGGCAAGCCCGCCCCCGCCCGCAAGGCTGCCCCGGCGAAGCCGGGCGCCCCCTCTCCGGCGCAGGCTGCCCGTCCGGCCGCCCCGCGTCCGCCGGCTCCCAAGCCGGCTGCCGAGAAGCCCGCCGCGGCTCCCGCCGCGCCGGCCGCTTCCGGCCCCCGTCCCACCCCGGGCCCGAAGCCCGCGCCGCGCCCCGCGCCGGCGTCCCCGGCTCCGACCACGCCCGAGTTCACGGCACCGCCGGCGGCTCCCGCCGCACCGGCCGCCGCTCAGGGTCAGGGCTCCGGCCCGCGTCCGGGCGCCCAGCGTCCGGCCGGCCAGGCCCCGCGTCCGGGCGCCCAGCGTCCGGCCGGTCCCGGCCAGGGTCGCGGTGACCGTGGCGAGCGTCCTTCCGGCCCGCGTCCGGGTGGCCAGGCGCCGCGTCCCGGTGCCCGTCCGGCCGGTCCCCGTCCGGGCAACAACCCGTTCACCTCTGGTGGCTCCACCGGCATGGCGCGCCCGCAGACGCCCCGTCCGGGCGGTGCCCCGCGTCCCGGTGGCCCGGGTGGCGCCGGTGCTCCCGGCGGCGCTCCGCGTCCGCAGGGCCAGGGCGGTCCCCGTCCCCAGGGCGCGGCGGGCGGTCCCCGTCCGCAGGCTCCGGGCGGCGCGCGTCCCACCCCGGGCGGTATGCCCCGTCCGCAGGGCGGCGGCCCGCGTCCGGGCGGTGGCCCCGGTGGTGCGCGTCCCAACCCCGGCATGATGCCGCAGCGTCCGGCTGCCGGCCCGCGTCCCGGCGGCGGTGGCCCCGGTGGCCGCGGTCCCGGTGGCGGCGGTCGTCCCGGTGGTGCCGGCGGCGGTCGTCCCGGTGGCGGCGGTGGCGGCTTCGCCGGTCGTCCCGGTGGCGGCGGTGGCGGTTTCGCCGGTCGTCCCGGTGGTCCCGGTGGCGGTGGCGGCGGTTTCGCCGGTCGTCCCGGTGGTCCCGCGGGTGCCGGTGGCGGCGGTCGTCCCGGCTTCGGCGGTCGTCCCGGTGGTCCGGGCGGTCGTGGTGGCACGCAGGGCGCCTTCGGTCGTCCCGGCGGTCCCGCGCGTCGTGGCCGTAAGTCGAAGCGGCAGAGGCGCCAGGAGTACGAGGCCATGCAGGCCCCGTCGGTCGGCGGCGTGATGCTGCCTCGCGGCAACGGCGAGACCATTCGCCTGTCGCGCGGTGCTTCCCTCACCGACTTCGCGGAGAAGATCAACGCCAACCCGGCGTCCCTCGTCGCGGTCATGATGAACCTCGGCGAGATGGTCACGGCCACGCAGTCCGTCTCCGACGCGACCCTCGAGGTCCTCGCCGGCGAGATGAACTACACGGTCCAGATCGTCAGCCCCGAGGAGGAGGACCGCGAGCTGCTCGAGTCCTTCGACCTGGAGTTCGGCGAGGACGAGGGCACCGAGGAAGACCTGGTCGTCCGTCCGCCGGTCGTGACCGTCATGGGTCACGTCGACCACGGTAAGACCCGACTCCTCGACGCCATCCGCAAGACGAACGTCATCGCGGGCGAGGCCGGCGGCATCACCCAGCACATCGGTGCCTACCAGGTCGCGACCGAGGTCAACGGCGAGGACCGCAAGATCACCTTCATCGACACCCCGGGTCACGAGGCGTTCACCGCCATGCGTGCCCGTGGTGCGAAGTCGACCGACATCGCGATCCTGGTCGTCGCGGCCAACGACGGCGTCATGCCGCAGACGGTCGAGGCGCTCAACCACGCCAAGGCGGCCGAAGTCCCGATCGTCGTCGCGGTCAACAAGATCGACGTCGAGGGTGCCGACCCGACCAAGGTCCGCGGTCAGCTGACCGAGTACGGCCTGGTCGCCGAGGAGTACGGCGGCGACACGATGTTCGTCGACATCTCCGCCAAGCAGGGTCTGCACATCGACTCGCTGCTGGAGGCCGTGATCCTCACGGCCGACGCCTCGCTCGACCTGCGCGCCAACCCCAACCAGGACGCGCAGGGCATCTCGATCGAGTCCCGGCTCGACCGCGGCCGTGGTGCCGTGGCGACCGTCCTGGTCCAGCGAGGCACCCTGCGGGTCGGCGAGACCATGGTGGTGGGCGACGCCTACGGCCGTGTCCGCGCCATGCTCGACGACAACGGCAACAACGTCGCCGAGGCGGGCCCGTCGACGCCGGTCCAGGTCCTGGGCCTGACCAACGTCCCGGGTGCGGGCGACAACTTCATCGTGGTGGACGAGGACCGTACGGCCCGTCAGATCGCGGAGAAGCGCGCCGCCCGTGAGCGCAACGCCGCGTTCGCCAAGCGCACGCGCCGTGTCTCCCTCGAGGACCTGGACAAGGTGCTCAAGGCCGGCGAGGTCCAGCAGCTCAACCTCATCATCAAGGGTGACGCTTCTGGTTCCGTCGAGGCGCTCGAGTCCTCGCTGCTCCAGCTGGACGTCGGCGAAGAGGTCGACATCCGCGTCCTGCACCGCGGCGTCGGTGCGGTCACGGAGTCCGACATCGACCTGGCGATGGGCTCGGACGCCATCGTGATCGGCTTCAACGTCCGTGCGGCCGGCCGCGCGGCGCAGATGGCCGAGCGCGAGGGCGTGGACGTCCGGTACTACTCGGTCATCTACCAGGCGATCGAGGAGATCGAGGCGGCCCTCAAGGGCATGCTCAAGCCGGAGTACGAAGAGGTCGAGCTCGGTACGGCGGAGATCCGCGAGGTCTTCAAGTCGTCCAAGCTGGGCAACATCGCGGGTGTTCTCATCCGCTCCGGCGAGGTCAAGCGCAACACCAAGGCGCGCCTCATCCGCGACGGCAAGGTCATCGCGGAGAGCCTCAACATCGAGGGTCTGCGTCGCTTCAAGGACGACGTCACCGAGATTCGCGAAGGGTTCGAGGGCGGTATCAACCTCGGCAACTTCAACGACATCAAGGTCGACGACGTCATCGCGACGTACGAGATGCGCGAGAAGCCGCGCGCGTGA
- a CDS encoding DUF503 domain-containing protein, producing the protein MYVGTLSFDLLLGDVRSLKEKRSLVRPIVAELQRKYAVSAAETGNQDLHRRAEIGLALVSGDTGHLSDVLDRCERLVAGRPEVELLSVRRRLHSDED; encoded by the coding sequence ATGTATGTGGGGACTCTGTCCTTCGATCTGCTCCTCGGCGACGTCCGCTCGCTGAAGGAAAAACGCTCCCTCGTCCGTCCGATCGTGGCCGAACTCCAGCGCAAGTACGCGGTGAGCGCGGCGGAGACGGGCAACCAGGACCTCCACCGCAGGGCCGAGATCGGGCTCGCGTTGGTCTCCGGGGACACGGGACACCTCTCCGACGTACTGGACCGCTGTGAGCGGCTGGTCGCCGGGCGGCCCGAGGTGGAACTGCTCTCGGTTCGACGCAGGCTCCACAGCGACGAAGACTGA
- the rbfA gene encoding 30S ribosome-binding factor RbfA, translating into MADNARAKRLADLIREVVAQKLQRGIKDPRLGSHVTITDTRVTGDLREATVFYTVYGDDEERAAAAAGLESAKGVLRSAVGAAAGVKFTPTLTFVADALPDTAKTIEDLLDKARQSDEKVREVSAGAKYAGEADPYKKPGEDEDETAE; encoded by the coding sequence GTGGCCGACAACGCGCGGGCGAAAAGGCTGGCGGACCTCATCCGGGAGGTGGTGGCCCAGAAGCTGCAGCGCGGGATCAAGGACCCGCGGCTCGGCTCGCACGTCACCATCACGGACACCCGGGTCACGGGTGACCTGCGGGAGGCGACCGTCTTCTACACGGTGTACGGGGACGACGAGGAGCGGGCCGCAGCGGCCGCGGGTCTGGAGAGCGCCAAGGGCGTCCTCCGCTCCGCGGTCGGCGCGGCGGCGGGTGTGAAGTTCACCCCGACGCTGACCTTCGTGGCCGACGCGCTCCCGGACACCGCCAAGACCATCGAGGACCTCCTCGACAAGGCGCGCCAGTCCGACGAGAAGGTGCGCGAGGTCTCGGCCGGCGCCAAGTACGCCGGCGAGGCCGACCCGTACAAGAAGCCGGGCGAGGACGAGGACGAAACCGCCGAATGA
- the truB gene encoding tRNA pseudouridine(55) synthase TruB gives MTQQNRTPDGLVIVDKPSGFTSHDVVAKMRGIARTRRVGHAGTLDPMATGVLVLGVEKATKLLGHLALTEKEYLGTVRLGQTTLTDDAEGEITGSQDASKVTRDAVDAGIAKLTGEIMQVPSKVSAIKIDGVRSYKRAREGEDFEIPARPVTVSSFTVYDMREAVAEDGTPVVDLVVSVVCSSGTYIRALARDLGADLGVGGHLTALRRTRVGPYKLDTAKTLDQLQEELTVMPIAEAATAAFPRWDVDAKRARLLTNGVRLEMPEEYAGRGAVAVFDPEGRFLALVEEHKGKAKSLAVFG, from the coding sequence ATGACCCAGCAGAACCGGACGCCCGACGGCCTTGTCATCGTCGACAAGCCGTCGGGCTTCACTTCGCACGACGTGGTCGCCAAGATGCGCGGGATCGCCAGGACCCGCCGCGTCGGCCACGCCGGCACTCTCGACCCCATGGCGACGGGCGTGCTCGTCCTCGGCGTCGAGAAGGCCACCAAGCTCCTCGGTCACCTCGCGCTGACCGAGAAGGAGTACCTGGGCACCGTCCGGCTCGGCCAGACGACCCTGACCGACGACGCCGAGGGCGAGATCACGGGGTCGCAGGACGCCTCGAAGGTCACCCGCGACGCCGTCGACGCCGGGATCGCCAAACTGACCGGCGAGATCATGCAGGTGCCGTCCAAGGTCAGCGCCATCAAGATCGACGGCGTGCGCTCCTACAAGCGGGCGCGCGAGGGCGAGGACTTCGAGATCCCGGCCAGGCCCGTCACCGTCTCCTCCTTCACGGTCTACGACATGCGGGAGGCCGTCGCCGAGGACGGCACCCCCGTCGTGGACCTGGTGGTGTCGGTCGTCTGCTCCTCCGGCACCTACATCCGGGCGCTCGCCCGTGACCTCGGCGCCGACCTGGGCGTCGGCGGCCACCTCACGGCGCTGCGCCGGACGCGGGTGGGCCCGTACAAGCTCGATACGGCGAAGACGCTGGACCAGCTCCAGGAGGAGCTGACCGTCATGCCGATCGCCGAGGCCGCCACGGCCGCGTTCCCGCGCTGGGACGTGGACGCCAAGCGGGCGCGCCTGCTCACGAACGGTGTGCGGCTCGAGATGCCCGAGGAGTACGCGGGCCGGGGCGCTGTCGCGGTCTTCGACCCCGAGGGACGCTTCCTGGCGCTCGTCGAGGAACACAAGGGCAAGGCGAAGAGCCTGGCCGTCTTCGGCTGA
- a CDS encoding trypsin-like peptidase domain-containing protein translates to MAARGPRIPGESGGAYEDALVRIHDLAGRPRGLGFVADHHGTVITSHEAVDGLPRLVLHAAEERTCVVPADAVTELPDLDLALIHTEGLGAEPLPVTVRDSTEPGRYVRIAADCWREARVLGAAPVTYTATDRFHLLDNALELAIGTAGRDALRLGGGAAGGPVVDAETGAVIAVLGTALQSGNREGGYAIPLCPPAPGPLADVLASNAMTVPSYGADLNLAGVLELTATSVGQDGPPGEPGTVERPSVTRQFEEFTARAGTSVLALVGAPGSGRTTALAALATRRHQAPTLWLRGADLKADDKSVADAASRALARAARIVAASRSTTPSNLGDLTPERLSQVSRATARPLLLLLDGPEEMPPLLSHRLADWTTGTAAWLKQTGTRLVVACREEYWEGAGAEFPEGMLYSAALPARPAFEDEAAPPGAGPHNPACPAFEDEALSGPTGVQGAEPPGGVEGAEPLEDGTGRGGGGEIPRRLPKCVRLTDLTPTEAHQARTHYGIPDHTLTPQDARHPLTLRLLSEVRTALPDPPQHTPLDRDDVFAAHLDLMCLRIAVRLAAENGLRGTAVKRLAAKVSGQIHEAARRSLGPGQGELDRKSFEALFPWGPARLGGTGWASAVLTEGLLVPAGSGYRFAHEEFADWIQGMHLDLDEALRALIHSRRNQDPHPLPVPHHRIGPVVEALLLLARRHTPLQLALRLQELTQALEADPHSWWAARLLAQSLLRVPDATPYMDVLRTLADRIVAWRQQLQPVPPEFGPDFWTALPLPEETRLDLLRHLVLADTKTGPRYLDAVAQLLAADATAVQPHLTRWFHDDRPLPATPHATVARAAQALLHTHRHGALDDLTETLVEVAHRRADELLGVLAEEEPSAICRAVDRWAHDERPARRVAAVAYGLRAAPHVRTTADRELLRYAALALLSRPADCTLHGAALALLVRDPLTRSRHLPLALRHFASGDPQFPPSALVGALTTHPEPVLDAFRERLLRPDAGPALRTLADVTTPPLARRVAALVQEAVERRPERAGDVAAYVDRRLDQGPAARAVLFPLVTGLLDGGSEQVRAALAGVLAAPGTPDSRPLRHELLDFLLAHERDPAVLDAVLHAAAQQGGEGLRDLVHRTGLLLVRTPDGATLFDRGLVDLGRHVPGFAARVAGWLTDAPQDWVAVVGPSTRRMIENLAGVRVPA, encoded by the coding sequence ATGGCGGCACGGGGCCCGCGGATTCCCGGGGAGTCCGGTGGGGCTTACGAGGACGCCCTGGTGCGGATCCACGATCTCGCCGGCAGGCCCCGGGGTCTGGGCTTCGTGGCCGACCACCACGGCACGGTGATCACCAGCCACGAGGCGGTGGACGGCCTGCCGCGTCTGGTCCTGCACGCGGCCGAAGAGCGGACCTGCGTCGTGCCGGCCGACGCGGTGACCGAACTCCCCGACCTGGACCTGGCCCTGATCCACACCGAGGGCCTCGGCGCGGAGCCGTTGCCGGTGACGGTACGGGACAGCACCGAGCCCGGCCGATACGTCAGGATCGCGGCGGACTGCTGGCGCGAGGCACGGGTGCTGGGCGCGGCGCCGGTGACGTACACGGCGACGGACCGCTTCCACCTCCTCGACAACGCTCTGGAACTTGCGATCGGCACGGCGGGCCGGGACGCCCTGCGCCTGGGCGGCGGGGCGGCGGGCGGCCCGGTCGTGGACGCGGAGACGGGCGCGGTGATCGCGGTACTGGGCACAGCGCTCCAGAGCGGCAACCGAGAGGGCGGCTACGCGATCCCCCTCTGCCCACCCGCGCCGGGCCCCCTGGCCGACGTACTCGCGTCGAACGCGATGACAGTCCCCTCCTACGGCGCCGACCTGAACCTGGCAGGCGTACTGGAACTGACGGCGACATCGGTGGGCCAGGACGGCCCACCCGGCGAGCCCGGAACGGTGGAACGGCCGTCGGTGACAAGGCAGTTCGAGGAGTTCACCGCACGCGCGGGCACGTCCGTCCTCGCCCTCGTGGGCGCCCCGGGCAGCGGCCGTACGACAGCCCTGGCAGCCCTGGCGACCCGCCGCCACCAGGCCCCCACCCTGTGGTTGCGCGGCGCCGACCTGAAGGCCGACGACAAGTCGGTGGCGGACGCGGCGAGCAGGGCGCTGGCAAGGGCGGCCCGAATCGTGGCGGCGTCCCGATCGACGACCCCGTCCAACCTGGGCGACCTCACCCCCGAACGCCTGTCCCAGGTGTCCCGAGCGACAGCCCGCCCCCTACTCCTGCTGCTGGACGGCCCCGAGGAAATGCCCCCACTCCTGTCCCACCGCCTGGCGGACTGGACGACGGGAACGGCGGCGTGGCTGAAGCAGACGGGCACGCGGTTGGTGGTGGCGTGCAGGGAGGAGTACTGGGAGGGGGCGGGGGCGGAGTTCCCGGAGGGAATGCTGTACTCCGCAGCCCTTCCAGCCCGTCCGGCGTTTGAGGACGAGGCGGCACCACCCGGCGCAGGCCCGCACAATCCAGCCTGTCCGGCGTTTGAGGACGAGGCCCTCTCAGGGCCGACGGGGGTCCAGGGGGCGGAGCCCCCTGGCGGGGTCGAAGGGGCAGAGCCCCTGGAGGATGGGACGGGTAGGGGCGGCGGGGGCGAAATCCCTCGGCGGTTGCCCAAGTGCGTACGCCTCACCGACCTGACCCCCACCGAAGCCCACCAGGCCCGCACCCACTACGGCATCCCCGACCACACCCTCACCCCCCAAGACGCCCGCCACCCCCTAACCCTCCGCCTCCTCTCCGAGGTCCGCACCGCCCTCCCCGACCCCCCGCAGCACACCCCCCTCGACCGCGACGACGTCTTCGCCGCCCACCTCGACCTCATGTGCCTGCGCATCGCAGTACGCCTCGCCGCAGAGAACGGCCTCCGAGGCACCGCGGTCAAACGCCTGGCCGCAAAAGTCTCCGGCCAGATCCACGAGGCAGCCAGACGAAGCCTCGGCCCGGGCCAGGGCGAACTCGACCGGAAGTCGTTCGAGGCCCTGTTCCCCTGGGGCCCCGCAAGGCTCGGCGGCACCGGCTGGGCCTCCGCCGTCCTCACCGAAGGCCTCCTCGTCCCCGCAGGCAGTGGCTACCGCTTCGCCCACGAGGAGTTCGCCGACTGGATCCAGGGCATGCACCTCGACCTCGACGAGGCCCTGCGCGCCCTGATCCACAGCCGCCGCAACCAAGACCCCCACCCCCTCCCCGTCCCGCACCACCGCATCGGCCCAGTCGTCGAGGCCCTGCTCCTCCTGGCCCGCCGCCACACCCCCCTCCAACTCGCCCTCCGCCTCCAGGAGTTGACCCAGGCCCTGGAAGCCGACCCGCACTCCTGGTGGGCCGCCCGCCTCCTCGCCCAGTCCCTGCTGCGCGTACCGGACGCCACCCCGTACATGGACGTACTGCGCACCCTCGCCGACCGGATCGTGGCCTGGCGGCAGCAACTGCAGCCCGTACCACCGGAGTTCGGCCCGGACTTCTGGACCGCGCTGCCCCTGCCGGAGGAGACGCGTCTCGACCTGCTCCGGCACCTCGTCCTGGCCGACACGAAAACCGGCCCCCGTTACCTCGACGCCGTGGCCCAACTCCTCGCCGCCGACGCCACCGCCGTACAACCGCACCTCACCCGCTGGTTCCACGACGACCGCCCGCTGCCCGCGACCCCGCACGCCACCGTCGCGAGGGCCGCGCAGGCGCTGCTGCACACGCATCGGCACGGCGCGCTGGACGATCTGACCGAGACGCTCGTCGAGGTCGCGCACCGGCGGGCCGACGAGCTGCTCGGTGTGCTGGCGGAGGAGGAGCCGTCCGCGATCTGCCGGGCCGTGGACCGGTGGGCGCACGACGAGCGGCCCGCGAGGAGGGTGGCGGCGGTGGCGTACGGATTGCGCGCGGCCCCGCACGTACGTACGACGGCCGACCGCGAACTCCTCCGTTACGCCGCCCTCGCCCTGCTCTCCCGCCCCGCCGACTGCACCCTGCACGGCGCCGCGCTCGCCCTGCTGGTCCGCGATCCGCTCACCCGCTCCCGCCATCTCCCGCTCGCGCTACGGCACTTCGCGTCCGGCGACCCGCAGTTCCCGCCGAGCGCCCTGGTCGGCGCCCTCACCACCCACCCCGAGCCGGTCCTCGACGCCTTCCGGGAACGGTTGCTCCGACCGGACGCGGGCCCGGCGCTGCGCACCCTCGCCGACGTCACGACGCCGCCGCTGGCCCGCCGGGTCGCCGCCCTGGTCCAGGAGGCGGTGGAGCGGCGCCCGGAGCGAGCCGGGGACGTCGCCGCGTACGTGGACCGCCGCCTCGACCAGGGCCCGGCCGCCCGAGCCGTACTGTTCCCGCTGGTCACCGGCCTGCTGGACGGCGGCTCCGAGCAAGTACGGGCTGCCCTCGCCGGCGTCCTCGCGGCCCCCGGCACCCCCGACTCCCGCCCCCTGCGCCATGAACTCCTCGACTTCCTCCTCGCCCACGAACGCGACCCCGCCGTCCTGGACGCCGTCCTGCACGCGGCCGCCCAGCAGGGCGGCGAGGGACTGCGCGACCTGGTCCACCGCACCGGGCTCCTCCTGGTCCGCACTCCGGACGGGGCGACCCTTTTCGACCGCGGGCTCGTCGACCTGGGCCGCCATGTCCCGGGCTTCGCCGCCCGGGTGGCCGGCTGGCTCACCGACGCGCCCCAGGACTGGGTGGCCGTGGTCGGCCCCAGCACCCGCCGGATGATCGAGAACCTGGCCGGCGTCCGGGTTCCCGCGTGA